In one Heteronotia binoei isolate CCM8104 ecotype False Entrance Well chromosome 1, APGP_CSIRO_Hbin_v1, whole genome shotgun sequence genomic region, the following are encoded:
- the MPV17 gene encoding protein Mpv17 isoform X1 has protein sequence MAALWKAYQRLMARHPWKVQIITAGTLVGAGDVISQQLVERRGFAGHNSQRTLKMMTVGFCFVGGFAPCFLGCFLAVVGTLNGLSMEENWSKIKRDYQDTLITNYYIWPAVQVANFYFIPLNYRLAVVQCVAIVFNAYLSWKTNQL, from the exons ATGGCAGCCCTGTGGAAAGCTTACCAGAGGCTGATGGCCAGGCATCCCTGGAAGGTGCAGATCATCACAGCTG GGACCCTGGTGGGTGCCGGAGATGTGATCTCTCAGCAGCTGGTGGAAAGGAGAGGGTTTGCCGGACACAACAGCCAGAGGACTTTGAAGATGATGACTGTTggcttttgttttgtg GGCGGGTTTGCCCCCTGCTTCCTGggctgttttctggctgtggtggGCACGCTCAATGGCTTGTCCATGGAAGAAAACTGGAGCAAGATCAAGCGG GACTACCAAGATACCCTGATCACCAACTACTAT ATCTGGCCAGCTGTGCAAGTTGCCAACTTCTACTTCATCCCCTTGAACTACAG GCTGGCTGTGGTCCAGTGTGTCGCCATTGTCTTCAACGCCTACCTCTCCTGGAAGACTAATCAACTGTGA
- the MPV17 gene encoding protein Mpv17 isoform X2, whose product MAALWKAYQRLMARHPWKVQIITAGTLVGAGDVISQQLVERRGFAGHNSQRTLKMMTVGFCFVGPVIGGWYHVLDRLVPGKTKAAALQKMLLDQGGFAPCFLGCFLAVVGTLNGLSMEENWSKIKRDYQDTLITNYYIWPAVQVANFYFIPLNYRLAVVQCVAIVFNAYLSWKTNQL is encoded by the exons ATGGCAGCCCTGTGGAAAGCTTACCAGAGGCTGATGGCCAGGCATCCCTGGAAGGTGCAGATCATCACAGCTG GGACCCTGGTGGGTGCCGGAGATGTGATCTCTCAGCAGCTGGTGGAAAGGAGAGGGTTTGCCGGACACAACAGCCAGAGGACTTTGAAGATGATGACTGTTggcttttgttttgtg GGCCCGGTGATCGGAGGTTGGTACCATGTACTGGATCGTCTGGTACCAGGCAAAACcaaagcagctgctctccagaaaaTGCTTCTGGACCAG GGCGGGTTTGCCCCCTGCTTCCTGggctgttttctggctgtggtggGCACGCTCAATGGCTTGTCCATGGAAGAAAACTGGAGCAAGATCAAGCGG GACTACCAAGATACCCTGATCACCAACTACTAT ATCTGGCCAGCTGTGCAAGTTGCCAACTTCTACTTCATCCCCTTGAACTACAG GCTGGCTGTGGTCCAGTGTGTCGCCATTGTCTTCAACGCCTACCTCTCCTGGAAGACTAATCAACTGTGA